The proteins below are encoded in one region of Paenisporosarcina cavernae:
- a CDS encoding DUF6359 domain-containing protein produces MTIQGQLVGRKGFIVFAVLLLVLSMALPFQANAEGELTVAEAIANNDGTATVQGYIVGQVTSTNNVKQDGNYTADTNVAIADDASETDTTKMLYVQLPSSFRAQFGLQSNPDNIGKKITVTGSLEAYYTHPGLKSPTAMTFADGSGGGEPPFEPIDPATVREIGIHDIQGEGHISPYANKTVTGVVGVVSFVEDDRNVFIQDLFPDNNAKTSEAALLYKPAHNLRVGDVVLVEGTVKEWVLEGYSDKLQTDLSMTEINAQYGKVTKINTAEVPAPVIIGEDGLMPPTKVIDNDNFGEFDPQEDGIDFYEALEGMLVGIDSPQIVSPQKYGEVFVVPNGTDTFFNEKGAINIFEDDFNPERITVETSSNFVSKAGDRFEGMVVGAVSYGFGNYQIHTGGNVPAVIDGGATRDVTDLVKDDAKLSVASYNVENFSANEKNTSDEKVALIAESFVHNLHSPDIVSLVEVQDNNGPTDDGTVDATESYERLVAAIEAAGGPSYAFTDIAPEDKEDGGQPGGNIRVGFLYNPERVSLAEGVKGTATEAVAFENGSLTLNPGRIEPANFPNTRKSLAAEFLFQGEKVVVIANHLNSKSGDQSLFGKTQPPFLGSEAERIELATMIQNFIASGIEQDEGLNVIVAGDMNDYEFTPALAALKGNTLTNMVEKAPLEDRFSYVYQGNAQVLDHILVSNNLADRTEIDMVHMNSTFMEEHGRASDHDPVLIQTLLTKPADGIVEEDEMDIEITQDDITISIPEEELFEETRVELSETTFANFVDSGKDVIVDYGAFEATFDSSQLAKIDAAVDGDITFTLDQTADEHYDKGKALVDPFAFSVEDEAGEDVSINWTKPVSFVYEFEEAIDAKHVKTFYLDERGNWKNAPVTSKNVRWTFQVKNTEAMTIVKTK; encoded by the coding sequence ATGACAATTCAAGGACAATTGGTTGGAAGAAAAGGATTTATCGTTTTCGCAGTGTTACTTTTAGTACTTTCGATGGCGTTGCCGTTTCAGGCAAATGCAGAAGGTGAACTTACAGTAGCAGAGGCTATTGCGAATAATGATGGTACGGCGACAGTTCAAGGATATATTGTTGGACAAGTTACGAGTACAAATAATGTGAAACAAGATGGAAATTACACGGCAGATACAAATGTCGCCATTGCGGACGATGCAAGCGAAACGGATACAACGAAAATGTTGTATGTCCAATTACCATCATCATTTCGCGCGCAATTCGGCTTGCAGTCAAATCCAGATAATATAGGAAAGAAAATCACGGTAACTGGATCGCTTGAAGCATACTACACGCATCCTGGTCTGAAATCACCTACAGCGATGACATTTGCAGATGGATCTGGTGGGGGAGAACCTCCATTTGAACCAATTGATCCGGCTACAGTTCGTGAAATTGGGATTCATGATATCCAAGGAGAAGGGCATATTTCTCCTTACGCAAACAAAACAGTAACCGGAGTTGTAGGTGTTGTTTCGTTTGTAGAAGACGACCGGAATGTATTCATCCAGGATTTATTCCCAGATAACAATGCAAAAACGTCGGAAGCTGCACTATTATATAAGCCTGCACACAATTTGCGTGTGGGAGATGTCGTTCTAGTAGAAGGTACGGTAAAAGAATGGGTACTTGAAGGTTATTCTGACAAATTACAAACCGATTTAAGCATGACAGAAATCAATGCCCAATACGGGAAAGTAACGAAGATTAACACAGCAGAAGTTCCTGCTCCAGTAATTATTGGGGAAGATGGACTTATGCCGCCAACGAAAGTAATCGATAATGATAACTTTGGCGAATTTGATCCACAGGAAGATGGTATTGACTTCTATGAAGCGTTAGAAGGGATGCTAGTAGGGATCGATAGCCCGCAAATCGTTTCTCCTCAAAAATATGGCGAAGTATTCGTCGTGCCAAATGGGACAGATACGTTTTTCAATGAAAAAGGTGCAATCAATATTTTCGAAGATGATTTTAATCCAGAACGAATCACAGTTGAAACAAGTTCTAATTTTGTTTCAAAAGCGGGAGATCGCTTTGAAGGGATGGTAGTAGGAGCAGTAAGTTATGGATTTGGTAATTATCAAATTCACACGGGTGGCAATGTGCCTGCTGTCATTGATGGTGGAGCAACTCGTGATGTGACAGATTTAGTCAAAGATGATGCGAAATTATCTGTTGCATCGTACAATGTCGAAAATTTTTCTGCGAATGAAAAAAATACGTCGGATGAGAAAGTGGCGCTGATTGCAGAATCATTCGTACACAATCTTCACTCGCCAGACATTGTGTCATTAGTAGAAGTCCAAGATAACAACGGACCGACGGATGATGGGACAGTGGACGCAACAGAAAGCTACGAACGTTTAGTTGCAGCAATTGAGGCAGCAGGTGGACCTTCGTATGCTTTCACAGATATTGCGCCTGAAGATAAAGAAGACGGTGGACAACCGGGTGGAAACATTCGCGTTGGATTCCTCTATAATCCAGAGCGTGTATCCTTAGCAGAAGGCGTTAAAGGAACGGCAACAGAAGCGGTGGCGTTTGAAAATGGCTCACTAACATTAAATCCAGGGAGAATTGAACCTGCGAACTTCCCGAATACACGGAAATCACTTGCGGCTGAATTTTTATTCCAAGGAGAAAAAGTAGTTGTCATTGCGAATCATTTGAATTCAAAATCAGGCGATCAATCGCTATTTGGCAAGACGCAACCTCCGTTTTTAGGATCGGAAGCAGAACGAATTGAATTAGCAACCATGATCCAAAACTTTATCGCAAGCGGCATCGAACAAGATGAAGGCTTAAACGTCATCGTCGCTGGAGATATGAATGACTACGAATTCACACCAGCACTAGCGGCACTAAAAGGAAATACGTTAACAAACATGGTCGAAAAAGCACCACTTGAAGACCGTTTCTCGTATGTTTACCAAGGAAATGCGCAAGTGCTAGACCATATTTTAGTATCAAACAATCTAGCAGATCGTACGGAAATCGACATGGTTCATATGAACTCCACGTTCATGGAAGAGCACGGACGTGCATCCGACCATGATCCTGTCTTAATCCAAACGCTATTAACAAAACCAGCAGATGGAATTGTGGAAGAAGATGAAATGGATATCGAGATTACACAAGACGATATTACCATCTCCATTCCTGAAGAAGAATTGTTCGAAGAAACGCGTGTTGAGTTAAGTGAAACTACATTTGCCAACTTTGTAGACTCTGGCAAAGATGTCATCGTCGACTATGGTGCATTCGAAGCGACATTCGATTCGTCGCAATTAGCAAAAATCGATGCGGCAGTAGATGGAGACATTACATTCACATTGGATCAAACAGCAGACGAACACTACGATAAAGGAAAAGCATTAGTAGATCCGTTTGCCTTCTCTGTGGAAGATGAAGCAGGAGAAGACGTATCGATCAACTGGACAAAACCAGTTTCCTTCGTCTATGAATTCGAAGAAGCAATTGACGCAAAACACGTCAAAACATTTTACTTGGACGAGCGCGGAAACTGGAAAAACGCGCCAGTAACAAGCAAAAATGTACGATGGACATTCCAAGTGAAAAACACGGAAGCAATGACCATCGTGAAAACAAAATAA